TCAATATCGAACTTTATAAGGAAGCATTGGACGAGCTTACCCAGAAAGAGCCTGAAAGCGAATTTTATAAGAAGCTCCAGGAGAAATTCATAGAATACAATGAATAATTTTTATAACAGAATAAAAGGAATGGGGGTGCACAGCCATAAAAAAGTTTATAGGAACCATTGCAGGATATAAAGGAACTATTTTAATAATTGCCTTTAGTATATTGCTCTATTTTTTTTCTACGGAAGGCAAAAGCTTGCTTGACCCTGTGCTTTTCCCAGGATTTTCAAAGATAATTCCTGTTTTTTTCGAGTCTATGCCTAAGCTTTTTACGAGCCTTATAAGTTCCCTTAAGCTTCTTATTCCGGGATATTTCGGAGGGGCTTTTACAGGCATCATTCTCGGCATAATTATAGGTACAAATAAAGCCATTATGAAGAACCTAAAACCTATTATATTTGCCTTAAACCCCATACCGCCGTCTATGCTTGTTCCTTATTTAATAGCGCTTATGCCTACATTTTACTTGTCATCTGTTGCAATCATATTTATAGGCTGTTTTTGGCCGTTTCTTAATGGAACTATAAACGGCATAGCCCTTATTGACAATAAATATCTGGATAACGCAAAGGTTTTAGAGTTTAAAGGCATGAAAAAGCTTATAAATGTAATTCTTCCGGCAGCCTCCCCAATGATATTTGCAGGGGCCGGAACAGCTTTAAACTTTGCCTTTATTCTTCTGGCGGTTGCAGAAATGTTTGCCACAAATTCCGGCCTTGGCAGGTTTATACAATATTACGCAGACTTCTCAGACTATGCCAGGGTACTAGGAGGTTTATTCTTCACATCGGTTTTTATAGTTCTTGTAATGTACTCTTTTGACAGATTCAAAAAAAGGCTTTTATTCTGGACTGTAAGCAAATAAATTATATTTGAATATATTTTTAATTAAGGAGCCGTTTCATAGCGGCTCTTTAATTATTTAAGATGATATTAAAAGTTATGAACAAGAACGAGAAAAATTTCGAAATCTTAGGGATTGTGGTCTTAAAACCCTTGTGTTAGAATATTTCCATGAACAACTGCCATGTCAATATTTACTTAAATTATTATGCAATGGAATAATCTTTGCGCCTGCTGAAATTATTGAAACGTAAGGATGAGGGAAGCGGAAACATTTATTCCGGTTAAATTAAAGAGTAAATAGCATCTTTTATGAGCATAGCGGGAATCACAAACAAGTCTAAGGAGAGCCACTGAATTTAATTTGTTATGCCAAGTAAAATATTTAATCAGAAATTAAACATTAATTAGGATAACAATATAATCTATTATTTAGAGAGGGCGGAAAACTCACATGCAAAACAAAAAGGTAACGAAAGAATTCATTCAAGGTCTGCCAAAAGCAGAGCTTCACCTCCATCTTGAGGGAACATTAGAGCCGGAGCTTAAGCTAAAGCTAGCAAAAAAGAATGGTATTGATATTGGACAGCATACAATTGAAGAGATAAAAGCAACGTATCAGTTTGATTCTCTGAGTTCATTTTTACAGGTTTACTATCCGGCTATGAATGTACTGAGAGATGAAGACGATTTTTGCGAACTGGCGATGGATTACCTGAAGAAAGCGAAGATACATAATGTCAAATACGTAGAGTTATTTTTCGACCCGCAGGCACATACAACCAGAGGCATACCGTTTGAAACCGTCATTAACGGATACTATAAGGCAACCATTGAGGCATGCGGGCTGGGTATTGAAGCTCATTTGATTATGTGCTTTCTGAGGGATATGTCAGCCGAATCCGCGATGGAAACATATAAGCAGGCACTGCCTTATAGGGATAAGATTTTAGGAATCGGCCTGGATTCAGACGAGAGAAACAATCCGCCGCGCAAGTTCGCCGATGTTTTTGCTCTGGCGAAAAAAGATGGTTTTCATATCACCATGCATTGTGACGTTGACCAGGAGAACTCTATTGGTCATATCCGAGAAGCATTGATGGATATTGGCGTAGAGCGCCTGGACCACGGTACGAATATTGTGGAAGACCCTTCTTTGGTTGCTTATATTAAGGAGCGTGGCATTGGACTTACGTGCTGTCCTATGTCCAACGGCTTTATTGTAGATGACCTAAAGGGGAAGGAGATGCTTGAGCTTTTGCACCAGGGCATTAAGGTTACAGTTAATTCAGATGACCCTGCGTACTTCCAGGGCTATATATCGGATAATCTGTTTGCATTAGCCGAAAAGTACGACATGACGCAGGAAGATATCATTCAGATTGCAAAGAACTCTTTTGAAATAGCTTGGATTTCTGACGAAAAGAAAAAAGAGTATTTGAATATGATTGACGAATATGTCGCTTCTTCTAATTGTTAAACTGACTTTATTGAATAGGGGAAGCTGGTTTAATCTTTATCGAAAAATAAATTAGCAATAAATAGGGTTATCAGGCTAAAAGATACGATATCGTATCTTTTAGCCTGATTTTTTATATTCTGATGAACGAGAGATTATTTTCTATTTTCAGAAATATTAAACACTGTTATCAGGGATAGTAATTTAAAGTTAAATAGTAGCAAAGCCGTATATTCATGCAGGCTTAAAAATGTGCCATTTCCGAAGGAAATCCGTGTTTTTATACCAAATGAACTTGGAAAAGAATACAGGCGTAAGCCAGGGACCCTTTTTAAGTGAGAGTTTTTTTACCGTTATCAAGCTTGTTTTAGTTGGTAACAATGAGACTGCTGAGAATACGCTTTTGCTCCTTCTTTATTATAAATTTACTATATGCTGCGATACGATAATTCTAAGAGCGTATTTCAATGAACACGATAACTGATTGATAGTATAACGAAGAGATACATATGATAGTTGTGCTTAACAGCACATTGATAAATGCGTAGCCGCATTTGATATAAACATAGTAGAACTGAAGAATCATACAGATAAAAAAGATACCGACGATATTTTAGAAAAAATAATAATGAAATCCATCCTATCCTCGTCCGAAATCATAGTGTTATAAAAAAATTATAAAACCCTTTAATAGCCGGCAAAAGGCAGTCAACTGATTATTTTTATAAGGAAGAGGCAGTTATAGTTATGAACAAGATAAAGATAATAAGCCCAACGAAACCTTTGGAACAAGACAATTAGAAATTACCTTTTCCTTATCCCGTAGGTGCCAACTATAGTGAAATCTGATTATCGAAAATGATGATATTGCATATGAACAATTACAAAAAAAACCAATGGATAAGAGGCTTTAATAAATTGAAAATCCTTTTAGGGTTATGTATAATAACACTTACTTAACATTATTTTACAAGAATTTTACAATTCGAGGTACTCCTATGAATGATAAATACATTGTTTTTATTTCTCATTGTTTTTTTAATCCCCATTCTAAGGTTATTAATTACGGAAAGAATCCAATCGAAGGCGAACCGATTATCAGAGGGAAAATACTGTCCCTTTTTTTTGAGCATAATATCGGGGCCATACAGCTTCCCTGCCCTGAAATGGTTTGCTACGGATTAAAAAGATGGGGCCATGTAAAGGACCAGTTTGAACACATTCATTATAGGAAAGTATCCAGAGAATTGCTTATGCCCTATATAGATGAACTGAAAGAGTATATAAATAACGGCTATCAGCTTTTTGGGGTTATTGGAATTGAGAGAAGCCCTTCCTGCGGTGTTGCCAAAACCTATCGTGGAGACTGGAAGGGAGAAATCGGCGGTAATCCTCTCTTTAAGGATAATCAGGTAGAGGGTATATACCTTGCCGATGAAAAGGGCTTATTTATGGAAATATTGGAAGAAATGCTTCTTGAAATAGGGATTAAGACTGCGTTCTACGGCTACAGCCCTAAAGAAGGAGAAGAATTCCAAAAGCTTATAGAAGATAAAATTAAGGCGGTAGCGAAAAATGGCTAAACTGTCGGTTAAAAACTTAAGCATGAAATTTAATGAAGTAACAGCTGTGGATAATGTAAGCTTTGATATAGAAGAAGGGGATTTTGTCACTCTCTTAGGCCCCAGCGGCTGCGGAAAAACCACAATTCTTTTTATGCTTGCAGGGATATATATGCCTACAGCAGGAGAAATATATTTCTCCCATAAAAATGTAAGCAATATTCCTACTGAAAAAAGAAATGTGGGGCTTGTATTTCAAAATTACGCTCTTTACCCTCATTTAACAGTGTATGAAAATATTGCCTTTCCCCTTAAAATGACAGGCATGAAGAAAAAAGAAATCCAAAGTCAAATTGAAGACGTTGCTGAAATGGTGCAGATAACAGAGCTTTTTAAAAGAAAGCCTTCTCAGCTTTCAGGCGGGCAGCAGCAGAGAGTTGCCATTGCAAGGGCCATTGTGAAAAAGCCAGAAATACTTCTTCTTGATGAGCCTCTTTCAAACCTTGATGCAAGGCTCCGTATTGAGACCAGAGAGGAAATTCTTGCTTTACAGAAAAAGGCGAAAATCACCACGGTTTTCGTAACCCATGACCAGGAAGAGGCCTTAAGCGTTTCGGACCGTATTATCCTGATGAATAAAGGGAAAATTGTCCAGAGCGGAACTCCCTATGAGCTTTATTATAAGCCGGAACATCAGTTTTCCGCCGAGTTTATCGGAAACCCTTTAATAAATACCTTCCATATTCAAATAAACGACGGGAAGGCTTTTATAAAAGAACTGAATTATCCTCTTTCCGGGGCCGTAAACAAGCCCTGCTGTTTATGCATGAGGGCAGAGCATATCAGGCCTGCTTTAGAAAATGAGCCCTTTATTGAAGGCAGAATTAAAAGCAGCCGGATTTCCGGAAAGGAAAGAATAGCCACTGTAGCAATCGATGACAGTGTTATCAGCTGTTATCTGCCCTTTGAAAGCAACGTCCTAACAGGGGAGCGTATTAAGCTTTCTCTGGATATACATAAGGCATTTTTATTCGATGAAAAGACAAAGACTAAAATAGAAATTTAATTCAGGTGCATCTATGAAACCTTCAAAAAAAGAAGCTTTAAAGGGATATTTATGTATATTGCCGGCCCTTGTTATCCTGGGGGTTTTTCAGATATATCCTATTTTTAAAGCTATGGTTATGAGCTTTTATACAAAATATAATTATATGAAAGACGAGGTTTATGCCGTAGGCCTTGGGAACTTTTCGGATATTTTAAAGGACCCAGACTTCTGGACAGCCCTTAAAAACACTTCTTTATTTGTGCTGGGGGTCGTGCCGGCTACTTTAATTATTTCTCTTTTTATTGCCGTTCTTTTGAACAGGAAGATTAAGTTTAAAGGCATTTTTCAAAGTATTTATTTTATCCCTTTTATCACTTCCTCCGTTGCCGTAGCTTCCGTATGGAAATGGATCTTTGATTCAAAATTCGGGCTTTTGAATTATATTTTAGGCTTCTTCAGAATAGATCCCATTAAATGGCTGATAGACCCGAAATGGGCTATGGCAAGCTTGATTATATTCAGTATATGGAAGAACTTAGGCTATAACATCATTATTCTTCTGGCAGGCCTCAGCAATATCGACGGCACTTATTACAGAGCGGCAAAGGTAGACGGAGCAAGCCGGTGGCATATTCTCACGAAGGTAACAATACCTCTTCTTATGCCAACTTTGACTTATGTAAGCATTATGTCTCTTATCGGCTCCTTTAAAGTATTTGATGAGGTTTATATCCTCTTTGAAAGAGGGGCAGGTCCTGCCAAAAGCTGCCTTACCCTTGTATTTTATATTTACGATAAATTTGCCACCAAATATGCCTATGGCATTGCTTCTGCCGCAACCATGGTTTTGTTTGCCATTGTTCTTGCAATAACTCTTTTGCAATTAAGGCTTTCAAAAAAATATTCTGCATCTTAATTCTGATGAAATCATAGCATAATCCTTTGCTTTTACTTTATATATTCAGAGGTAAGAGGAAATGGATTCCACATATGAGCGAGGGTACTTATGAAGAAAAAAACCGTGAATATAACAACTTACATAGCTTTGATAGCAGGAAGCGTTATCACCATACTGCCCTTTATCTGGATGATTTTAACTTCTTTTAAAACAAGCGGCGAAATTTATGCCATGCCCCCGTCTTTACTGCCGAAAAGCTTTCATCTGGATAATTATAGCGTGGTATTTAATAAAATACCTCTTTACACTTATTTGTTAAACAGTATATTTATCGCCGCCTGCGTCACTGCGGCTACGGTAATAACGTCGGTGCTTGCGGCTTATGCCTTTTCTAATTTAAAGTTTCCCGGCAGGGACCTATTGTTTTCCATGATTATAGCTACCATGATGGTGCCAAGCGAGCTTTTGATTATACCGAACTTTGTTACGCTGTCTAAATTAGGTTGGATTGATACTTATTACGCTTTGATTATCCCTTGGACAACCAGCGTGTTTTCTATATTCTTTTTGAGGCAGTTCTTTTTAGGTATCCCTAAGGAGTTATATTATGCGGCAAAGGCCGACGGCTGTTCCGATTTTAAATATATTGTGAAAGTTATGGTTCCAATTGCACAGCCTGCCATATTGACTGTTGCCATACTTAAGATTATCTATAGCTGGAATGAGTTTTTATGGCCTCTTTTGGTTACCAATTCAGAGAAGCTAAGAACCCTTCCTGTGGGCATCTCTTCTTTTATTACAGACAGCAGCGTAAGCCATAACCACGTTTCCGCCTATGCAGTTATCACTATACTGCCTATATTTATCCTTTATTTGTTTTTTAGAAAGTATATTATTGCCGGTTCTGCCAGAAGCGGAATTAAAGGCTAATTATATAAATTAACGTGAGTTCGGCAAAGCCTTGCCCCTTGGTTCACCAGGGGAAAGTCGGAGGACTTTTCACGTTAAATTAGAAATTATAATACATACGAAAGGAAGTAAGATTATAATGAAAAAGTCAATTGCAAAGGCATTGTCTCTTTTATTGGCAGCAGGGCTTATCGTAAGCGGCTGCGGATCCAAAGGTTCAAATGAAGCGGCTCCTGCTCCTTCAGAAACACAGACACCGGCACCTTCCGAAACGAAGCCTGCGGAAAAAAGCGAGGAGCCGAAAGAGGTAGTGGAAATAGAATTCTGGCACGCTATGAGCGGTACAAACGGTGAGGCCCTTCAAAATATCGTTGATAAATATAACGAAACCCATGAATATGCTAAGGTTAACGCCGTTTTCCAAGGCAAATACACGGAGCTTTTTGAAAAGATTTCAGGCGCGGCCCAGTCCAAGACGCTTCCTGCCATGTCTATGATTTATGCCAATAGGCTTACAGCCTATATCATGAACGGTTATGTTCAGGAGCTGGATAGCTTTATTAACGATTCTGAAAAGGGGTTAACGCCTGAAGAGCTGAAGGATATTCCTGCTATATTTACAGAGCGTTCCAAATGGGGCGATGTTACTTATACCATGCCCTGTAACAAAAGCGTATATTTAATGTTTTATAATGAAGATATGCTGAATGAAGCCGGCGTTTCCGTTCCTACCACATGGGAAGAGCTTAGAACCGCCGCGGAAAAATTAACAAAAGACGGCGTTATCGGCGTAGGTTTTAATAAATCCGTGGGAACGGATTTCAGCTACTGGGTAGAGCAGGCAGGCGGCCATTTAATGGATGAAAACGAAGAAAGTATTACCTTCAATTCTCCTGAAACCATTGAAGCTTATGAATTTATCACAGGCATGGTGAAAGAGGGTATCGGTATGATTAGCTGGGAAGAAAGCTATATTACGGGCCCCCTTACAAGAGGTGAGCTTGCCATAGGCTTTACTACCACTTCAAACACCGTAGATATTTATAACGGTGCAAAGGAATTCGGCACAAATATTAAAAGCGCCGAGGTACCGGCAGGTAAGGTTAAGGCAGTTACTTTCTCAGGAACAGATATGACAATGTTTAACACCGTTTCAGACGCTGAAAAAGAAGTTGCATGGGATTTTATGAAATTCTGGATGGATACAGAAAACACAACCCAATGGGGCATTGAATCAGGCTATCTTCCTCTTACCTATTCAGCTTTTGAAACAGAAGAATTTAAGGCTTATCTTGCAGAAAATAATCTTAAAGCACCTGCTTTAAACTGCTTTGATTACGGCTTTAGAGATCCAAGTGCTTTAAATGCCATTGCTATTCACTCAAGCATGCAGACAGCCATGGAAAAAATTGTTCTTGAAGGCATGGATATTGCAGAAGCAGTTGCGGAAGCGGAAGCCACAGCCACAAAAGAGATGAACGACGCAAAGGCTAATTTTGATAAGAAATAAGATTAATAAAGAATAAGTCTAAAAAGGGCTTCGCAGAATAAATCCTGCGGAACCCTTTTTTTAGCTTATAGTTCGGATGACGGACTTTGGCCTTATAGAAAATACTTCTGAAAGTTTAACGATAAATAGTATTTTACAGGAGCAAAGGTCTTATACTTCTGTTATTTAATAATAGATGTTGATTCGATATGTCTTATAGTAAATTTACTTTTCTTCCGGAATAAGTAACGGGCTCCAAGAAGGTATATGGTAAATTTAAAATTAAAAGTAGCAAAGCCGTATATTCACACAGGTTCAAAAATGTACCGTTTCCGAAGGGAATCCGTATTTTTGCGCCTGATGAGAATAGGCTTTTGCTACTTCTTTATATGAAATTTACTATAAAATCAAGGAAAAGCAAATTTACAACGCTGCTGTTTTACTTTTATTCGAGTATATGGGTTAATATAGGTGCTAATTAGATTACCTTATGGGTTTAATATTTCCCAAAGCTCCAAAGGGCTTTCAGCATAGTATGTAGCTTTAATATGGTCAATGCCTTCTCTTCCCCAAAGGGCGAGAACGCAGTCTACATTTGCCGATAGGGCGCACTCCATATCATAGATGCTATCCCCTATATATAAAGCCTTTTCTGCTTTAATACCTGATAGTTCAAGCATTTTAATCATCGGCTCGGGGTGAGGCTTATGATGAGAGGTGCTTTCCGCAGTAACAATATGCTTAAAATACGGCATGATACCAAGAGGCGCAAAATCCTTTTCAAATTCGATTTTGTCTTTTGATGTTAAAAGCCCCAAAGGAATCCCTTTATTATGAAGCTTTTCTATTAATGGCATAATACCGTCAAAGAGCTTTATTTGAGGAATATATCTTTCAAATTTCTTATTCCAAAGGTTATAGGCTTCAAGCAATTGAGCATTATCGATACTTAGCTTCAGAAGGGCTTCTTCACTTGGAATTCCTAAGGCGAATTTAAGTTCCTTATCCTCATAGCGTATGCCCTTTAAATCAAAAATTGTATCCCGAAGGGAGCTTAATACAGCAAATTCCGTATCTATTAATGTTCCGTCAATATCGAATATAACAAATGAATATCTCATAAATCACCTCTGATAAATATAGCAGCAGTCTCTTTTAAATATGCAGGACAAATAAAATAATTTTATCATACATAAAAGAGAATTCAATAAAAGAGCCAATTCATTATCAAATAGCAAAAGCTTCAATTATCATGATATTTAATAAAATGAAATATCAGTTACCCAAGAAGGATAAGGGCTTTTTAAAATGCCGTAAGATTACTTATTAAAGGCAGTTGCTGCTTTATGGAATCTATATAAATATGAGGAAGATGGGTATAGGGTTACCATAACAGAATTTGTATTTAGAGATTCTGAAATATTTAAATAAGATGAGTTTGTATCTGTTCGCCTGTTGATGTCTTGTTGTATTGCGAATTTAGCGCCGGCTGGGTTACTGTGTAAATATGATAAGGCTTCCAGATTGGAAAAAGATGCATGGTAAGGGTTGAAGGAGTACTCTTTATAGAAAAATATGAATACTATGGATAAATATTTAATGATTGCAGATTTATGAATGGCATACTTGCGAATATTACTTTGAACTTATCTTAAGCATTCAGTTTGTGCTTGTGTGATTTCTATTATGTTGATGGAATTAATGGCTATGACGGGAGTTGATTGCACAACAAAAAACAACGCCACGAAAGGTGCCGTTTCTTAAAATTTATATACTTAAATAAATATGAAACAGTAACATGGTCAATTGCTTTTTTCTTATTTGATAGCTTTTAAAGCCAAATATCTGGGGCGGAATAAAAGTAAATTGACTATATTTACTGTAAATTAAGATATGCATTCGGCATTATTTATCGAAAGAGCTTATAATTAATTATAAGCATTAATTTTAATTACTGCTGTATATTATGATAAGTTTTTATTGGTTTTGATTTCTTCAAGTTGCTTTTTTAATAATGCAATTTCTTTAGAAAGACGGGAAAGCTCTTGAGAAATAGGGTCGGGTATATGCACGTGGTCAAGCTGACTGCCTACGTCTATTTTTTTGCCGTTTACTCTTACTATTCTTGCAGGAACGCCAACGGCAGTAGCTCCTGGAGGCAAAGACTGGAGAACTACGGCATTGGAAGCTATTTTTGCACCGTCTCCTATGGTAAAAGGTCCGAGGATTTTAGCGCCGCTGCCTACCAAAACATTATTTCCTAAAGTAGGATGCCTTTTCCCTGTATCTTTGCCTGTTCCGCCCAATGTGACCCCTTGGTATAAAGTACAGTTATCTCCTACCACGGCAGTTTCTCCTATTACTACACCGGCACCGTGGTCTATAAGGACTCCTTTGCCGATTTTAGCCCCGGGATGGATTTCTATGCCTGTAAAAAAGCGAGATAACTGTGAT
This is a stretch of genomic DNA from Anaeropeptidivorans aminofermentans. It encodes these proteins:
- a CDS encoding ABC transporter permease, with amino-acid sequence MLDPVLFPGFSKIIPVFFESMPKLFTSLISSLKLLIPGYFGGAFTGIILGIIIGTNKAIMKNLKPIIFALNPIPPSMLVPYLIALMPTFYLSSVAIIFIGCFWPFLNGTINGIALIDNKYLDNAKVLEFKGMKKLINVILPAASPMIFAGAGTALNFAFILLAVAEMFATNSGLGRFIQYYADFSDYARVLGGLFFTSVFIVLVMYSFDRFKKRLLFWTVSK
- a CDS encoding ABC transporter substrate-binding protein is translated as MKKSIAKALSLLLAAGLIVSGCGSKGSNEAAPAPSETQTPAPSETKPAEKSEEPKEVVEIEFWHAMSGTNGEALQNIVDKYNETHEYAKVNAVFQGKYTELFEKISGAAQSKTLPAMSMIYANRLTAYIMNGYVQELDSFINDSEKGLTPEELKDIPAIFTERSKWGDVTYTMPCNKSVYLMFYNEDMLNEAGVSVPTTWEELRTAAEKLTKDGVIGVGFNKSVGTDFSYWVEQAGGHLMDENEESITFNSPETIEAYEFITGMVKEGIGMISWEESYITGPLTRGELAIGFTTTSNTVDIYNGAKEFGTNIKSAEVPAGKVKAVTFSGTDMTMFNTVSDAEKEVAWDFMKFWMDTENTTQWGIESGYLPLTYSAFETEEFKAYLAENNLKAPALNCFDYGFRDPSALNAIAIHSSMQTAMEKIVLEGMDIAEAVAEAEATATKEMNDAKANFDKK
- the epsC gene encoding serine O-acetyltransferase EpsC yields the protein MFNGIIQDIKAIKERDPAARNTFEIVLLYSGLHAIWLHRPAHWLYKKKLFFPARFISQLSRFFTGIEIHPGAKIGKGVLIDHGAGVVIGETAVVGDNCTLYQGVTLGGTGKDTGKRHPTLGNNVLVGSGAKILGPFTIGDGAKIASNAVVLQSLPPGATAVGVPARIVRVNGKKIDVGSQLDHVHIPDPISQELSRLSKEIALLKKQLEEIKTNKNLS
- a CDS encoding carbohydrate ABC transporter permease, whose translation is MKKKTVNITTYIALIAGSVITILPFIWMILTSFKTSGEIYAMPPSLLPKSFHLDNYSVVFNKIPLYTYLLNSIFIAACVTAATVITSVLAAYAFSNLKFPGRDLLFSMIIATMMVPSELLIIPNFVTLSKLGWIDTYYALIIPWTTSVFSIFFLRQFFLGIPKELYYAAKADGCSDFKYIVKVMVPIAQPAILTVAILKIIYSWNEFLWPLLVTNSEKLRTLPVGISSFITDSSVSHNHVSAYAVITILPIFILYLFFRKYIIAGSARSGIKG
- a CDS encoding ABC transporter ATP-binding protein codes for the protein MAKLSVKNLSMKFNEVTAVDNVSFDIEEGDFVTLLGPSGCGKTTILFMLAGIYMPTAGEIYFSHKNVSNIPTEKRNVGLVFQNYALYPHLTVYENIAFPLKMTGMKKKEIQSQIEDVAEMVQITELFKRKPSQLSGGQQQRVAIARAIVKKPEILLLDEPLSNLDARLRIETREEILALQKKAKITTVFVTHDQEEALSVSDRIILMNKGKIVQSGTPYELYYKPEHQFSAEFIGNPLINTFHIQINDGKAFIKELNYPLSGAVNKPCCLCMRAEHIRPALENEPFIEGRIKSSRISGKERIATVAIDDSVISCYLPFESNVLTGERIKLSLDIHKAFLFDEKTKTKIEI
- a CDS encoding carbohydrate ABC transporter permease — translated: MKPSKKEALKGYLCILPALVILGVFQIYPIFKAMVMSFYTKYNYMKDEVYAVGLGNFSDILKDPDFWTALKNTSLFVLGVVPATLIISLFIAVLLNRKIKFKGIFQSIYFIPFITSSVAVASVWKWIFDSKFGLLNYILGFFRIDPIKWLIDPKWAMASLIIFSIWKNLGYNIIILLAGLSNIDGTYYRAAKVDGASRWHILTKVTIPLLMPTLTYVSIMSLIGSFKVFDEVYILFERGAGPAKSCLTLVFYIYDKFATKYAYGIASAATMVLFAIVLAITLLQLRLSKKYSAS
- a CDS encoding CD3072 family TudS-related putative desulfidase, producing the protein MNDKYIVFISHCFFNPHSKVINYGKNPIEGEPIIRGKILSLFFEHNIGAIQLPCPEMVCYGLKRWGHVKDQFEHIHYRKVSRELLMPYIDELKEYINNGYQLFGVIGIERSPSCGVAKTYRGDWKGEIGGNPLFKDNQVEGIYLADEKGLFMEILEEMLLEIGIKTAFYGYSPKEGEEFQKLIEDKIKAVAKNG
- a CDS encoding HAD family hydrolase, whose translation is MRYSFVIFDIDGTLIDTEFAVLSSLRDTIFDLKGIRYEDKELKFALGIPSEEALLKLSIDNAQLLEAYNLWNKKFERYIPQIKLFDGIMPLIEKLHNKGIPLGLLTSKDKIEFEKDFAPLGIMPYFKHIVTAESTSHHKPHPEPMIKMLELSGIKAEKALYIGDSIYDMECALSANVDCVLALWGREGIDHIKATYYAESPLELWEILNP
- the add gene encoding adenosine deaminase, which produces MQNKKVTKEFIQGLPKAELHLHLEGTLEPELKLKLAKKNGIDIGQHTIEEIKATYQFDSLSSFLQVYYPAMNVLRDEDDFCELAMDYLKKAKIHNVKYVELFFDPQAHTTRGIPFETVINGYYKATIEACGLGIEAHLIMCFLRDMSAESAMETYKQALPYRDKILGIGLDSDERNNPPRKFADVFALAKKDGFHITMHCDVDQENSIGHIREALMDIGVERLDHGTNIVEDPSLVAYIKERGIGLTCCPMSNGFIVDDLKGKEMLELLHQGIKVTVNSDDPAYFQGYISDNLFALAEKYDMTQEDIIQIAKNSFEIAWISDEKKKEYLNMIDEYVASSNC